The following nucleotide sequence is from Actinomycetota bacterium.
GGCGGTGACGCGAGCGACCCGGCGCGCAGGTGACTCGTCCGGGTCGGGTTCGAGGTCGTGGAAATGGTGGGGTCCGGTCATGGTTCGCCCTCCTAACGGTTAGCAGGGCGAACTATAGCACGGGGCGTGCCAGGTGGGGCAGCGACCCGGGAGGCTCCTAGAACGTCACGCTCTCCAGCCGGTCGAACACCACGTGCGACCGCGCGAGGAACGCCCACGGGTCGAAGATCTCGTCGAGCTGCTCGGCCGTCAGCGGGCAGTCGCCGTCGGCCTCGAGCAGTTCGCGGAAGGACTTGCCTCGGCGGGCGTTCTGGATGTCGTCCCACACCACCATCGCGTTGGCCTGCACCACCGCGTACGCCTCCTCGCGCAGCATGCCGGTGTCCACCATCGCGAGCAGCACGCGCGAGCTGTAGATGAGCCCGCGCGTCTTCTCGAGGTTCGCCTTCATGACCTCCGGGTAGACGACGAGCCCGTCGAGCACCCACTCGAGCTTGCCGAGCAGGTAGTCGGTTGCGATGAACGAGTCCGCGAGCACGACGCGCTCGGCCGACGAGTGCGAGATGTCGCGCTCGTGCCACAGCGCCACGTTGTCGAAGCCGACCTGCGCGTTGGCCTTCACCACGCGCGCGAGCCCGCAGACGCGCTCGGCGGTGATCGGGTTGCGCTTGTGCGGCATCGCCGAGCTGCCCTTCTGCCCGGCGGTGAACGGCTCCTCGGCCTCGATGGTGTCGGACTTCTGCAGCGCGCGGACCTCGGTGGCGATCCACTCGGCGGTGGCAGCGACCGTGGCCAGCACCGCCAGCGTGTGCGCGTGCCGGTCGCGGGCGATGACCTGCGTGGAGGTCGGGTCGGGGATCAGGCCGAGCTTGTCGCAGACGTACTCCTCGACGCTCGGGTCGATGTTGCTGTACGACCCGACCGCGCCTGAGATCGCGCCCCACGCGCACGAGTAGCGCCGGGTAGCGATGAGGCGC
It contains:
- a CDS encoding adenylosuccinate lyase; translated protein: MIDRYTRPEMGAIWDLANKFEIWRRIEVLACEAQAELGIVPAEDLAVIREKAAFDVERIDELEATLNHDVIAFLTNMAEYIDEGLSEDDPKPSRWVHYGMTSSDLGDTALCVQMTQAQDLIIEDVRRLGRICKRRAQEFRETLCVGRTHGIHAEPMTFGMKWAAWAQALKRAEQRLIATRRYSCAWGAISGAVGSYSNIDPSVEEYVCDKLGLIPDPTSTQVIARDRHAHTLAVLATVAATAEWIATEVRALQKSDTIEAEEPFTAGQKGSSAMPHKRNPITAERVCGLARVVKANAQVGFDNVALWHERDISHSSAERVVLADSFIATDYLLGKLEWVLDGLVVYPEVMKANLEKTRGLIYSSRVLLAMVDTGMLREEAYAVVQANAMVVWDDIQNARRGKSFRELLEADGDCPLTAEQLDEIFDPWAFLARSHVVFDRLESVTF